The genomic window CTACAACGGCGAGGTTGATAAACCATCTCTGCCAAAATATCGCAAAAAGGGAGGTTTGGCTGCTGTCACATTTCCGCGTCAAGCTCTGAATTTTAGCGAGGGATATTTTAAGCCTTCAATCAGTAAAGAAAGTAAACCAGAATTACTGACTGAGGTTAGATTATATCTCCCAGAATTTATCGATTCTGACTGGGTTAAAGAAGTAACAGTACGTCCAAATTTCGGGCAATTATGGATTGATTGGGTGATTGACGATGGCAAAGAAGCAATAGCAAAAAATCCCCAATTAGATTACACACAAGCATGGAGTTTTGACCACGGTGGTTCTAATTGGCTAACAGGTGTCTCAACTCGTGGGAAAAGTTTGATTATTGATGGTCGTAAACTCAGATCGTTGAATCAAGGATATTCCCGTTTAGTTGCCAAATACAAGCAAGGGAAATCAGATTTTTACTGGGATTCTAACCTTGATAGAGTACAACGCAAACGGAATAACCAGATGCGAGATGCGATTAACAAAGCAGCCCGATTCATTATCAATCAGTGTCTTAATGACCGAGTGGGTAACATTGTCATTGGTTGGAATGCTGGACAGAAGCAAAATTCCAATATGGGGAAAAGAAATAACCAGAATTTTGTGGTTATTCCCACTAGTCGATTAATTGAGAGGTTAAAACAAATCTGTCCTGAGTACGGTATTACTTTGACAATTACTGAGGAGGCTTACACTTCTAAGGCATCTTTTCTTGATTGCGACTCCCTGCCCAAGCACGGCGAAAAGCCCCAAGGGTGGAAAGCTTCAGGGAAAAGGATAAAACGAGGATTATACAAAAGTCGTGATGGCTTCATTGTCAATGCAGATTGCAATGGAAGTGCCAACATCATGAGAAAAGTAGCCACACAGTTAGGGTTAGACCTAGCCGAGGTGGGTAGGGCATCTTTGACAGTGCCACAGCGAATTGATTTGTTCAAGAGATTAAATAAATCATATCGCAAACGTTGCGTAGTGGGTCTTTTAGACCCCGTAGCAACATCAGTTTAGAATCCTCCGGCTTCTAGCCGGGGGAGATGTCAACAATAATCCAGCAATTATAAAATTAGATGTGCGCGATCGCAATGAATGGCAAGGGTTAAGTTCTTCACCCTATGGTACTGATTTTTGTCCGCGTAAGGGGAGAATCCCTAACGCTGTCTGGCTGGAATGGCATCTTTTGATGACTTCTGCATCGGGAATCCCCATGTTTCGCCCCAAAAGGGAGATTTTAGAAATTTGTCAATCAGTGGGTATTACTTCCGAGTCTGTTGTTTATATATATTGCTTTAAAGGTTCTAGGGCTGCTAATACACTGATTGCTTTGCAAGAAGCTGGAATTAATGCCAAAAATTATTTTGGTTCGTGGAATGAATGGTCTCGTGATTTCTCATTACCGATTGTTGAGGTACTCCCCAGCATGAATGCGTAAGGATTCTCAAAATTAACTTAGTTTATCGGATATATTATTTCTATCAAAAAGTAACAAGGCTCTTTGTAAACTGGCGATTAATTCTTTGAAGGGCGAACGATGGGAATTGAACCCACGAATGGTGGTACCACAAACCACTGCCTTAACCACTTGGCTACGCTCGCCATTGACATTTACGATTATAGCACTGATTTTGTGAATTGATCAAGAAAATTTTCTATAGGAACGGACTTTATTTCTTCCCAGTCTGGAAAATTTAACTGATATCTAGGGAGTTAACGCTAGCAAGTATGAAGTTATTCAATATTTTGGCATACGTCGGTTCTATAGGATTCGCGGCTGTGTTGGGAGTAGTGATGGCAAACACAAATCCTAGCCAGCCTGCCTATGAGGATTATGCTGTGCAGAAACTGACATCGTACTTAAAAAAAGATGTCTGCAATTCAACAACAAAGCTCATAGAAAAGTTAATTAATACTAACTGTGACAAACTAGTTAGTTCTGCTAACCCCCAAATGCGGCAAATCCTCTCAGCCACTACCGAAAGGCAAGATTTAATTTTGTTTAGTGTGTATCGCACAGAATTCAAATTGAATTCCTGGATACCTTCTTACAGATTTGAAACCGTAGGTGCGTTTAACAATTTTTATACTTACACCGCAGAGCAACAGTAGGATGGAAGGGGACAGGTGACAGGTGACAGGTGACAGGACAAAGTAGGACAAGAAGCAAGACGGAATTGGGAATAATGATTAGACATCTTGCATAAATGCTTAAGGTGTCATGTTGAGCGAAGCGAAACATCTCAAAGATTAGACATTTCATTCAGAATGACACATCTCATTTTCGGACTTTTGCAAGAGGTCTATTGATAAGCCCAGGAAAATGTCTTGTGATGAAAATATGTCCTAATATTGGCTGTTTATATCCCCAAAACCCCGATACAGCTACAGTTTGTCTCAAATGTGGTGAACAGCTTTTACTCAATCACCGTTATCATTTATTACGGCAGATTGGTCATGGTGGCTTTGGTATAACATTTTTAGCAGTGGATGAGCATCTTCCTTCTCAACCCAGGTGTGTCATCAAACAATTTAATTTTTCGTCCCAATATGGTCGCAACTGCCATCAAGCGGTTAAGTTATTTCGTCAGGAAGCGGTGCGCCTTGATGAGTTGCAACATCCCCAAATACCAAAACTGCTGGGGTACTTTGAACAGAAAAATCAACTGTATTTAGTGGAATCATGGATTCCCGGACAGACGCTAAAAGAGGAATTGCAAGAAAATGGGGTCTTTAATGAATCCCAGATTGGGCAATTATTGAAAGAATTGTTACCAGTGTTGCAATTTATCCATGACAAGCAAATTATTCATCGGGACATCAAGCCAGCAAATATCATCCGCAGTTCCTCTCAGGGTGAGTTAGTTTTAATTGATTTTGGCATTGCGAAACATCTTACAGCTACAGCTTTACTACAAACAGGTACTACCATAGGCTCTCCAGAATACATTGCGCCTGAACAAACACGGGGGAAAGCACTACCAGCAAGTGATCTTTACAGTTTAGGTGTGACTTGCATTCATTTATTAACGGGGATTTCCCCCTTTGATTTGTTTGATGTGACTAGCGATCGCTGGGTCTGGCGTGATTATCTATTATCAGGGAATACTATCAGTAAACAACTGGGCGCAATTCTTGACCAATTGCTGCAAAATGCCCTCTCCCAACGCTATAAATCGGCGAATGACGTTTTGCAAGCTTTAAACTCTTTTCCTCGGACTGTTCAGCAACAGCCAGCTAATACGCTGTATTCTGAGGTTGGTGTTGATTACCACAGACTGCGCGATTTACTCGCCTTGAAACAATGGCAATTGGCAGACCAAGAAACTTGGGTGGTGATGTGTCAGGCTTTATCAAAGCCAACAGGTAGTTATTTCTTTATGGGTGATATTGCTAAGTTACCCTGTGAGGATTTACAAATAATTGACCAGTTGTGGCTCAAGTACAGTCAAGGACGTTTTGGTTTTAGTGTGCAGAAGCAAATCTACGAAGGCGTTGATTGTGATTATGTCAGGTTTTGTGCGGCGGTTGGTTGGCATTTATATAATTCTCTTTCTCCCCCCAGTTGGCAATTTTTTATTGGGTCATTGCCTGAAGGATATTTACCTTCGCGGGTGTGGGCTGGTGGGACTCAGTGGTGGCGACATATAGACGCGGTGGGGGGAAGATTGGGGGGTTGAGAGGGGAAATTTAAACCAATTCGCAATGGGCTAACGCCCCGCTCCGCTAACGCAATTCGCAATGGGCTAACGCCCCGCTCCGCTAACGCAATTAAGTGTTGTAACGGGGATTTAGACCTCGCCACAACACTTGCGGCTTGATAGAAGCCGGGGACTTAAACCCCTAAATTTTGTTAAACTCTCACTCTCTGCGCCTCTGCGCCTTTGGGTGAGATAAATGTACGATAGTAACAATAGCCACTAAAATCCCTATTTTGAATTTATGCCCTCTGCTTATTTGCTAGTATCTCACGGAAGCCGCGATCGCCGTCCAGAAATTGCTATGCAGCAATTAGCAGTGCTGGTGGCTAATAAGCTGCAAATACCAGAGAAACTGGTGGGTACAGCATCTTTAGAAGTATGTCCAGAACCTTTACATGAGCAAATTAGACGGTTTGCTCAAGGTGCAGTTTTGTTGGGGTGTGGTCGTCTACAAATTATTCCCATATTTTTGCTACCGGGTGTCCATGTGATGACGGATATTCCGACAGAGGTAGCACTTGCAAGACAGGCTGTTGGTGAAGATATCACAATTGACTTACAACCATATTTGGGGAGTCACTCCGGTTTACAGATATTTTTTCAACAACAAATAGCTACTATCAAAGCAGCCGCAGGGATTTTATTATCTCATGGTAGCCGTCGTCCGGGTTCGCAACAGCCTGTAGAAAATATGGCGGCGAATTTGGGAGTAGTCACGGCTTATTGGTCTATATCGCCTAGTTTAGAATCACGGGTAGAAGAGTTAATTGCTTTTGGTCATCGAGAAATTGCAATTTTTCCCTACTTTCTCTTCTCTGGTGGCATAACTGATGCGATCGCTCAAGCGGTTGACGAGTTAAAATTACAATTCCCTGGGGTGAGTTTTTACTTAGCTCAACCTCTAGGCGCAAGTGACGAATTAGCTGATTTGATTGGGGATTTAACGTGTTGCGGAAGTCCCCACCTTCAATGTACTCTAATGGTAGGTATTGTGAGCGGGGGATGTTCGCGGAGCGTCACGAAGTGAGGATTACATCTGGAATTGATTTTTTACGCAGTAAAAACAAATTCTGGATGTATGACGAATCCCCAAAATTTTCTGGTAAGATATACAATGTCTTGACCATCAATGCCGCAAGCGAAAACCAAGCTAATAGGTATATGTTGCAAGAGAAAAATTTGGGTCTTGGGAACCAGGACTTCTGCCCTTGGAGGGAATGTCAGACCAAAAAAACTACGGAGTTTTTGAGGCTATTCCCGATGAATTGGGAAGCTCAGACTTCAGCCTTAGGCAAGTCTGAGTAGTTCACTTCACGCATGAACCGCACAGACAAGGAATTACAAAAGAGTTTGGGTAAAGTTTATCTAGTAGGTGCGGGGCCAGGAGATCCAGGACTCATGACGCTCAAAGGCAAGAGTATCTTGGAATGTGCTGATGTGGTGATCTATGATGCCTTGGTTAGT from Nostoc sp. UHCC 0870 includes these protein-coding regions:
- a CDS encoding sirohydrochlorin chelatase; protein product: MPSAYLLVSHGSRDRRPEIAMQQLAVLVANKLQIPEKLVGTASLEVCPEPLHEQIRRFAQGAVLLGCGRLQIIPIFLLPGVHVMTDIPTEVALARQAVGEDITIDLQPYLGSHSGLQIFFQQQIATIKAAAGILLSHGSRRPGSQQPVENMAANLGVVTAYWSISPSLESRVEELIAFGHREIAIFPYFLFSGGITDAIAQAVDELKLQFPGVSFYLAQPLGASDELADLIGDLTCCGSPHLQCTLMVGIVSGGCSRSVTK
- a CDS encoding serine/threonine-protein kinase, coding for MKICPNIGCLYPQNPDTATVCLKCGEQLLLNHRYHLLRQIGHGGFGITFLAVDEHLPSQPRCVIKQFNFSSQYGRNCHQAVKLFRQEAVRLDELQHPQIPKLLGYFEQKNQLYLVESWIPGQTLKEELQENGVFNESQIGQLLKELLPVLQFIHDKQIIHRDIKPANIIRSSSQGELVLIDFGIAKHLTATALLQTGTTIGSPEYIAPEQTRGKALPASDLYSLGVTCIHLLTGISPFDLFDVTSDRWVWRDYLLSGNTISKQLGAILDQLLQNALSQRYKSANDVLQALNSFPRTVQQQPANTLYSEVGVDYHRLRDLLALKQWQLADQETWVVMCQALSKPTGSYFFMGDIAKLPCEDLQIIDQLWLKYSQGRFGFSVQKQIYEGVDCDYVRFCAAVGWHLYNSLSPPSWQFFIGSLPEGYLPSRVWAGGTQWWRHIDAVGGRLGG
- a CDS encoding RNA-guided endonuclease InsQ/TnpB family protein gives rise to the protein MYKTCSIRAKFNDEETAFWLNQCENANSLINCALYETKKIHYAKLQENGNAFTTYWHGDELRSGWKIYRCSTTYPELDLILKQNVHYKAMAAQSAQQTLKSVGESITAYNGLVKAYYNGEVDKPSLPKYRKKGGLAAVTFPRQALNFSEGYFKPSISKESKPELLTEVRLYLPEFIDSDWVKEVTVRPNFGQLWIDWVIDDGKEAIAKNPQLDYTQAWSFDHGGSNWLTGVSTRGKSLIIDGRKLRSLNQGYSRLVAKYKQGKSDFYWDSNLDRVQRKRNNQMRDAINKAARFIINQCLNDRVGNIVIGWNAGQKQNSNMGKRNNQNFVVIPTSRLIERLKQICPEYGITLTITEEAYTSKASFLDCDSLPKHGEKPQGWKASGKRIKRGLYKSRDGFIVNADCNGSANIMRKVATQLGLDLAEVGRASLTVPQRIDLFKRLNKSYRKRCVVGLLDPVATSV
- a CDS encoding DUF4359 domain-containing protein encodes the protein MKLFNILAYVGSIGFAAVLGVVMANTNPSQPAYEDYAVQKLTSYLKKDVCNSTTKLIEKLINTNCDKLVSSANPQMRQILSATTERQDLILFSVYRTEFKLNSWIPSYRFETVGAFNNFYTYTAEQQ